TGTGGCCCCGCGCTGCCGCAGCAGCTCAGCGGCCCGCAGCGTGATGGGCAGGGTCAGGTCCTTTTCCGGCACCCGCAGCGCGCCGGCGCCGCCCAACTCGCTGCCACCGTGCCCGGCGTCCAGCACGATTCGTCGGCCGGTCAGCGGGCCGGGCAGGGGCGCCAGCCGGTAGCGCAGTACCAGGAAGTCACCGCCAGGCTGACCAGCTGCCGAACGGTAAAAAGCCTGATAGCCGTGCAGCGGCCGGGGCAAAGCCAGGTCCAGAGTGAGAGCCGCGCCCTGCTGCGCCGCTTGTAATGAGGGCTGCTGGCCGGCTGGCCACTCCCCCACCCGCTGCGCTCCTATCAGGCTCAAGCGCAGGCCACCATCTGCCGTCTCGGACAGCTGAAAAGGCGTCCGGGCCGACACCAGCCAGCTCACTTCCTGCCACTCGCCCGGCCCGGCAGCGGTCCAGTGCGGCGCACCCACCACCGCTGTCTGCGGCAGAGTGCCGGGCGGGAGTAGCCTCAGAGTGTTGCTGCTGGCCCACAGCAGCTGTCCATCGGCCAGTTGGACCCGGCTGAGGTCGCCGCGAGTACCGACCACCGCCACCCGCTGTCCAGAGCGGCCATACAGTGCCGCTTGACCCGCATCATTTTCCCAAGCGGCCTGCACGGTATTCAGTCCCACACCTGCCTCAGAAGCTTGGACCTCGGCCTGGCGCGGCGACGGCAGCGGGTGGTAAGGCAATTCCGGACGGGCCGCTGGCATCTGGCGGATAACCTGCAGGGTACCTGTCCAGGTCTGGCCGCCCCGGTGGCTGGTCAGCCGCAGCAGATTCGTCCCCGGCTGCAGCGGCACCCATTCGATAAACAGGCCATCAGGCCCCAGCGTGATGGGCTGCCCGTTCAGCTGCAGCGTGGCCCCGGGCAGCACACTGCCTTCCAGCAACACATGATCAGCCGAGACCCGGTGACCATTGTCCGGATAAGCCACAAAAATGGGTGCCCGCGGGTGATCGAGCGTCTGAATCTCTCTGGCTGGTGGCAACGACTGCGCCGCCGCCGGCATGGCAGCTGCCAGAGCGATCAGGCCCAGCCCTAGCAGCGCGGCTGGCCGCCTGTGGCCCCGCCGGAAAACAGCGTTCCACAGACGCCGAATGTGTAGAAAATGCTGTTTCATGCTTGCCCTCCTGGCTTCCCAACTCTGACTTACTGTAAAAGACACCGGTGAGAAGAAAGGATCAGCCCGAGGGCCACTGCCCTTTCTTCAGAGCCAGCATCCATGTTTTCAGCAGAACATAAATTTTGATTTTTGGCGGTCGGACGCCAGACAAAAGCAGAAATGCTTACCTTTGTGCCTGCTCTAAGGGGTGTCAGAAGGGGAGCCAGCAGAGATTTACCGTCATAGCCGCATTTACCTGACGTTTAGAATGGATAGTTTCTAAAGCTGCAATTCACGAGCCTCTGGAAATTGGCCCCTAAGTTGACTCTAAGGAGTTCCCATGAATCTACAAGATCAATTCAGTCAGTTTTTTTCTAATCGGGTGCTGGAATTGCTGTCCAGCGCCGTCGGCTTGACCCCTGCTCAGACCCAGTCGGCCCTACGGGCCATTTTGCCCCGTCAGCTGGATCAGCTGGCCGAACTGGCCGGTAGTCCTCAGACCTCGGCTAACCTAGGCGACCTCTGGGCCGGGAACGACCTGCCGCAGGACCCCGAACAGGCTCTGGCTACCCCTGAAGGAATCAGCCGCCTGGAAACCCTGGGCCAGACCCTCAGCACCCGGCTGTTCAGCGGCAACGCCAGCTGGATGAACGACGCGGCTCAGTTGGCCGGCGGCAACCAGAGCGCCGCCTCGCGCCTGAGCCAACTGGCCCTGCCGTTGTTGCTGGCGTTCCTGGGCCGCAGCGGTGTGACCGCACAGAACGCGGCCAGCCAGCTGAGCGGTATGCGCGGCGCTCTAAGCGGCATGCTGCCCGCCGGTCTGGGCGCTGCTGCCAGTGCCGTAACTGCCACACCGGGCAGCGGCACCGGAGAAATCGTCGATTCGGTGACTGCGCAGCCGGGGGCGCAAGTCAAGGAAGGCAGCGCCGTAAAAGCGGCGACTCCTACCCCCGCTCCGCAGCCCGAGCCGGAGCGCCACCTGACGGCCGCCCCAGCTCCACAGGACCGCAGCGGCTGCAATCCGCTGTGGCTGCTGCCGTTGCTGCTGCTGGCCGGCCTGGCCTGGTATCTCTACCAGAACAACCAGAAGACCACCGACACGCCTTCGCAGACCACCGTGTCGGAAAGCACCACTTCCACGACGACCACCAGCGCTGCCACGGCGAGCAACAGCAACGAGGGCATTGTGGTGGGCAGCGTGAAGGACGGCGCCGAGCTGCCGCTGGAGCCTTTCGTGCTGAACGGCACGGCGCCTGCCGACGAGGTCCTGACCATCACCAATCAGAACGGTGAAATCCTGGCAACCGAAACTGCCGACGGCGACGGCAAGTGGGAAGTGGATATGCCCGCCCCGATGGCTGGCGAGAATGTCTATACCGTCACCGGAACGCCCAGCAATGCAGCCAGCACCTTTAAAGTTCAGGGGGTGGGCACGGCCAGTGGCGCCACAACCAGCACCACTTCCACGACTTCTGAAACTGCCACGGCGGCCGCCCCGGCCACCAGCAGTGCTTCGGGCACGGCCAGCGGTGGAACCGCTACCGAAGCTGCCGTGCCGGTCACCATCACTGAGCCGGCCAGCGGCGCCAACGTACCGGCCGAGTCCTTTACCATCGCCGGGAAGGGCCAGCCCAATGCCAGCTACCGCCTGTTCGAGGATGGCGTGAACGTGGGCACTTTCTTCGCCGACGAGAACGGGGCCTGGAGCGCCGACGTGACCGCTCCCGAACCCGGCAACCGCAAGTACGTGGTTGTGAACGAAGACGGCAACCAGGCCGCCACCCTACCGGTGGTGGTCAGCCAGCCGGTTGCCTCCAAGGACTGCTCGGCCAACGATGTGCTGAGCCTGAGCCTGGATAACGGCGACACCGTAAGCGCACCCTTCCGTTTCGGCGGCACCGGCAGCGCCAAGAACTACACTGTGCGGGTGCTGCGCGGCAAGGAAGGAATCGGCAAAACCAACGTCAAGAACGGCACCAACTGCTCCTGGAGCTACCTGAGCGAACCGGGCGGCCCTGAAGACGAAGTGGGCGAAATCACCTATGAAGTGACCCCCGAAGGCGCCACCGCGCCCGAAAGCACCATTACCCTGAACGTGGTGCAAAGCGGTGTGAACTTCAAAAACGGCGAGTATGTGGGCCCCACCGCCCGCCCGTCGGGCACCACCGCTCAGTAAGGCAATTTGAATTGATTCAGCCTAGAGGCATGAGAGCCTCTTTCCTGAAACCAGCCATAGAAAGTGCACCGGCCCTAGAGGTCAGGTGCATTTTTTATGGCCGTCCGGTCTATGGTCCTTCAGGCCGGTTGATTCAGAAACTCACGGACTATTTCGGGCAGGTGGCCTGGATCAATCAGAAAAGCGTCATGGCCGTGGGGGCTGTGCAGCTCCCAGTATTCTCCCTGCGGCAGGGCAGTCACCGAGTCGCGCACCTCACGGGCGGTATAGAGCAGGTCGCTGGAAATCCCCACCGCCAGTACCGGCACCTTGATGGCACGCAATTCGCGGGCAGTGGGCTGAAAAGCGTCCATAGCACGGGTAATCGCCAGGTAGCTGGCTTCTGAGAAACGGGCGGCCAGCTTCTCGCCGTGGTGCTGCAAGTAGGCCACCACCGGCTGCTCGCCATTGGCACGGTGCGGCTGCCGCTGCGCCAGACTTTCGGGCGTGCGGTAACTCAGCATGGCAATCTGCCGGGCCACTTTGAGGCCTTCGCCACCCGGCCCTAGGGCAATGGCGCTGCGGGCCGCCGTATTCAGGCCCACGGCCCAGGGCGAATGCTGCGCCGGCGCCGCCACGATCACGGCGCGGTCCACCATGTCGGGGTTTTCCAGCAGCCAGGCGTAGGCCAGCATGCCCCCCATGCTGCACCCCACCACCTTCACCCGCTGCACGCCCAGATGCTCCATCAGGGCGCGGCCGGCGCGGGCTATATCGCGCAGGGTCAGCGTGGCCCCTTCCGGCAGGTCTTCAGGACCGCTAGAACCGTTGCAGCCGCCCAACACGTTGCCGCACACGATAAATTCCCGGCTGGGGTCCAGCGGGCGGCCCACTCCCAGGAAATCGGGCCACCAGGCGTGCACCGCACTGTCGCCGGTCAGGGCATGCAGCACCAGCACTGCTTCCTCGGCCGGCCGGCCGTAGGTGTGGTAGTTCACCTGGATGTCATGGACTGCCATTCCGCAGTCCAGCAGCAGAGGCTGCTCGCGGAACAGCTTGACGTGGGCAAAAGAGACTTGCGAACGCACTGCCGAAGCTTGAGCCATCGGAGATTCGGAGTAGTCGTAGTCGAAGCTGGGAGAGTCAGTCACGGTCAAGGGACGCTCCTTTCTGCCGCCAGTATCCCAGAACTATGCACGGTCCTTGTCTGCTAGCGGAGGGCCTGCAGCGCCTGGGCAAAATCGGCCTGAATATCGGCGATATGTTCGATGCCCAGCGAGACCCGCACCAGCCCCGGCGTGATGCCGCCGGCCTGCAGCTGCTCCTCGCTGAGCTGAGAGTGGGTGGTGCTGGCCGGGTGAATGGCCAGGGTGCGGTTGTCACCCACGTTGGCCACGTGCTCGGCCAGCTGCAACCCTTCGATCAGGGCGCGGCCGGCTTCCAGCCCACCAGTCAGCTCGAAGGTGAGAACACCGCCAAAGCCGCGCGGCAGGTAACGCTGCGCCCGCTCATGGCTGGGGTGGTCTGTCAGCCCCGGATAGGTCACTCGGGCCACGCCGGCCTGCTCAAGCAGCCATTCGGCCAGCGCCTGGGCATTCTGCGCCTGCCGTTCGGCCCGCAGCGAAAGGGTCTGGACACCCTGAATAAACTGCCAAGCTTGCTGCGGCGCCAAAGTGGCTCCCAGGTCGCGCAGGCCTTCGGTGCGGGCGCGGATGGCGAACGCCACATTCGGCAGGCCCAGCGGATTGCCCTCCCCGAAAGTTTCCCAGAAGTTCAGATCGTGGTAGCTGGGGCTGCCCTCGCTGAACAGCGGGTAGCGGCCGTTGCCCCAGTCGAAATTGCCGCCATCCACAATGATGCCGCCGATGCCGTTGCCGTGACCGCCAATCCACTTGCTGAGCGACTCGACCAGCACGTTGGCGCCGTGCAGCAGCGGTTGGCAGTAGTACCCGCCGGCCCCGAAGGTGTTGTCCACCACCAGGGCTACCCCGTGCCGGCGGGCCACCGCCGCCAGCCCTTCAAAATCCGGCACGTTGAGCGAAGGGTTACTCAGTGTTTCCACGTACAGAGCGCGGGTCCGGTCATCAATCAGGGCCTCGAACTCCTCGGGCCGGTCCTCTGCGGAGGTAAAGCGCACCTCGATGCCCAGACGCCGCAGGGTGACCCGGAACTGGTTGGAGGTGCCGCCGTAGAGGTTAGGCGAGGACACGATATTGTCGCCGGCCTGAGCCAGCAGGGTCAGCGCGGTGAACTGCGCGGCGTGCCCGCTGGAGACGGCCACCGCACCGGTGCCGCCTTCCAGCGCAGCGACCCGGTCTTCCAGCACCGCGTTGGTGGGGTTGGTCAGGCGGGAGTAGATATTGCCGAAGGCCCGCAGGCCGAACAGGTCGGCGGCCTGCTCGGCGCTGCCGAACACGTAGGAATTGGTGGCGTAGACCGGTACCGCCTGGGCGCCGGTAGCGGAATCGGGCTGCTGGCCGGCGTGGACCTGCAGGGTTTCAAAATGGGTCATGGTATGTCTCTCCTGGAACAGAGCGAAAAAACCGCTGGGCAGCATTTTTCTGTGCTTGTCTGTGCATGGTCCAGAGGGAACAGCAAAAAGTCCCTCTGCCGGAGAGGGACTGGGGCCGCGGGATAACGCGAGTACGAACATCCGCTAAGAATTCAGCCTTCCCTCATCGGTCCTGCGCGGCCGGTCATCGTAACCCTGCGCGGCAGGCTGGCCGGAGCACCGTGGGCGAAATGAGGCCCTGGTTGCCGCGCCGTCAACGAGCCAGTTCTCTCGGGCGCTTCTGAATGAGGCTCCTGAACATGCGGGAGCTGAGTGCAACCCTAGCAGGGGGGTCAGGACTTGTCAAACCGTTAGCTCAGGTACATCGTCAGGAACAAATGCCATCTTTTCGACTCCCCGCGCCTGACGACCTGGCCGCCCTTGACGCCCGGCCCCTGTCAGCACCTATAGTAGGCTGTGAGTACGGACAGCACCCCCGGTGCCCACTGCCCGGCAGACCAGGGCCCCACCGGGAACCGCGCATGACCACCCGCCTTTCCTCGTGCCCACCGACACGAGGAGACTGACCGAATGACCCGAAACAACTTTTCCCCCCGCATCTCGGTTGAACTGGTGCCGCGCACCCGCGAGAGCATTACCGCCGAGCTGAGCGAATTGCGCCAGCTGTGGCCGGCCATTACGGCTGTCAACCTGCCGGACCTGGACCATCTGGAACTGGGCTCCTGCGAGAGCTGTGAGCTGCCGCAGGCCCAGGGCTTCAGCCGTATTCCGCACCTGCGGGCTTCCCGCACGCCGCTGGACAGTGTGCCGCAGCTGCTGGACCGGCTGAACCGCCTGGCCGTAAGCGAGGTGCTGGTGGTGCAGGGTGATCCCCCACAGGATGACCGCCCGGTTTTCCCCACCACCAGCCTGGACCTGATCCGGGCGCTCAAGGCGGCACAGCCGGACCTGACCGTTCACGCCGCCCTGGACCCCTACCGCCAGAGCTTGCAGGACGAGCAGACCTATGCCCTGCGCAAGATTGAGGCCGGCGCCAGCAGCCTGTTTACCCAGCCGCTGTTCGATACCCGGCTGATGGAGGTGTTCGGGGAGATGCTGCCCGGCGTGCCGATTTACTGGGGGATCACCAACGTGAGCAGTGAGCGCAGCAAGAACTACTGGATCCGGCGCAACCGGGCCGTGTTCCCCCGCTCTTTCGAGCCCACCCTGGACTGGTGCACTGCTTTTGCCCGCGAAGCCGTGCAGCACGCGCAGAGCACCAGCAGCCACCTGTACTTCATGCCGATTCGCACCAGCCTGCGCGACTTTCTGGGGGCTGTCTTTCCCCCGGCGAGCGGCAGCGGCCCTGACCTGTCGGGTGCAGGCAATTCCAGCTCTACGCCCCTGCCGGGCGGCTCCAGCAACCACAGTCAGAGCGCCGCTTGCCCTTAAGCCAGGCGCTCCGGCCTGCCCCTGTGTCTACCCCGCGCCCCCTCCCCCGCCCCGCCCGAGGGCGCTCCCCCCTCCCAAACTTTTCCCGCTGAACAGGATTTCCCGCCATGACCCATACTTTTTCCGCCGTCCAGCCACCCCTCGCTCCACAGGCCAGCCTGGCCCAGCATCCGATTTACCGCGCGCTGCAACAGCGCATTCTGGTGCTGGACGGGGCGATGGGCACCATGATTCAGCGTCACCACCTGAGCGAAGCCGAGTTCCGGGGCGAGCGGTTGAAGAACCACCCCCGTCCGCTGCAGGGCGCCAATGACCTGCTGACCCTGACCCAGCCACAGATTATCGAGGACATTCACGCCGCCTATTACGAGGCGGGCGCCGACATCGCCGAGACGAATACTTTTTCCAGTTCGCGTCTGGGGCTGGCGGAATACGGCGTGGACGACCTGATCTACGAGCTGAACGTGCAGGGCGCGCAGCTGGCCCGCCGCGCCGCCGACCGCTACAGCACCCCGGAAAAGCCGCGCTGGGTGGCCGGAGCCATCGGGCCGACCAACCGCACCGCCTCCATGTCGCCGGACGTGAACCGGCCCGGCTTCCGGGCGGTGACTTTCGATGAACTGGTAGGCAGCTATAGCGAGCAGATACGCGGCCTGCTGGACGGTGGGGTAGATACCCTGTTGATCGAAACGGTGTTCGACACGCTGAACGCCAAAGCAGCCCTGTTCGCTGCTGAACAGGTGTTTGCCGCCGTGGGCCGGCAGGTGCCACTGATGGTGTCCGGCACTATCACCGACGCCTCGGGGCGGACGCTGTCGGGGCAGACGCTGGGGGCTTTCCTGGCGTCCATCTCGCACCTGCCGCTGCTGTCGGTGGGCCTCAACTGCGCCCTGGGCCCGGCCGAGCTGCGCCGGCACGTGCAGGAACTTGCCCACAGCACGCCTTTTTTTACCAGCGCCTACCCGAACGCCGGCCTGCCCAACGCGCTGGGCGGCTACGACGAAACCCCCGGGACCATGCTGGACGTGATGCGCGAGTGGCTGGCGCAGGGCTGGGTCAACATCGTGGGCGGCTGCTGCGGCACCACCCCGGATCACATCCATGCTTTTGCCGAGGCAGCGCAGGAGTACAGCCCCCGGGTGCCCCCGGCGCCGGCGGCTCTCCCCACCTACGCCGGGCTGGAACTGCTCACCCTGCGCCCCGATTCCAACTTTCTGAACGTGGGCGAGCGGACCAACGTGACCGGGTCGCGCCGCTTCCTGCGGCTGATTCGGAACCGCTGCTTCGATGAGGCGCTGGACGTGGCCCGCGAACAGGTGGAAGGCGGCGCCCAGATCATCGACATCAACATGGACGAGGCCATGCTGGATTCCGAAGAGGCGATGGTGGAATTCCTGAACCTGATCGCGGCCGAGCCAGACATTGCCCGGGTGCCGGTGATGCTGGATTCCAGCCGCTTCAGCGTGATTGAAGCGGGGCTCAAGCGGGTGCAGGGCAAGGCGGTGGTCAATTCCATCTCGCTAAAAGGCGGCGAGGAAGAATTTCTGCGGCAGGCGGCGGTGCTGCGGCGCTACGGCGCGGCGGCTGTGGTGATGGCCTTCGACGAGCAGGGGCAGGCCGATACCCTGGAGCGGCGCACCGCCATCTGCCAGCGGGCCTACGACCTGCTGACGGCCCACAGTTTCCCGCCGCAGGACATTATCTTTGACCCCAATATTTTTCCGGTAGGTACCGGCATCCCCGAGCACGACCGCTACGCGCTGGATTTCTTCGAGGCGACCCGCTGGATCAAGGCCAACCTGCCCGGCGCCCTGGTCAGCGGCGGCGTAAGCAACGTGTCATTCTCGTTCCGGGGCAATTCGGCCGTGCGTGAGGCGATGAACGCAGCGTTTTTGTATCACGCCCGGCAGGCGGGGATGGACATGGGCATCGTCAACCCCAGCACCCTGGAGGTGTACAGCGAAATTGAGCCAGCGCTGCTGGAACGGGTGGAAGACGTCCTGCTGGCCCGCCGCCCCGACGCCACCGAGCGGCTGCTGGAATACAGTGAGACGGTCTCCGGCAGCGCAGCCAAAAAGGAGCGCGACCTGGCCTGGCGCGAGCAGCCAGTATCGCAGCGGCTGGAACATGCCCTGGTGCGCGGCATCACTGAATTTATCGTGGAGGACGCCGAAGCGGCCCGCACCGAACTGGGCGACCCCCTGAAGGTGATTGAAGGCCCCCTGATGGACGGCATGAACGTGGTGGGCGACCTGTTCGGCAGCGGCAAGATGTTTCTGCCGCAGGTGGTCAAGTCCGCCCGGGTGATGAAACAGGCAGTGGCATACCTGGAACCCTACCTGCAGGAAGGGCAGGGCCAGCGCCAGAGTGCCGGGCGGGTGGTGCTGGCGACCGTCAAGGGCGACGTTCATGACATCGGCAAGAATATCGTGGGCGTAGTGCTGGCCTGCAACGGTTTCGAGGTTCACGACCTGGGCGTGATGGTGCCGGCCGAGCGCATTCTGGATGAGGCCGAGCGGCTGAACGCCGACATTATCGGGCTGTCGGGTCTGATCACACCCAGTTTGGACGAAATGGTGGGTGTGGCCGAGGAGATGCAGCGCCGCGGCCTGGGCGCCCGCAGTGGCGGCCTGCCGCTCTTGATCGGCGGGGCCACCACCAGCCGGGTGCATACCGCCGTCAAAATTGCCCCGCAGTACCAGGGCCTGACCGTGCATGTGCTGGATGCCAGCCGCAGCGTGGGCGTGACTGCACGGGCCATTAGCGCCAAGGAGCGGCCCGCGCTGGCCGAGGAAGTGGCCGAGCAGTATGCTAGGGCCCGTGAGCAGTTCGCGCAGCGCGGCGAGCGCCGCCAGTTGCTGCCGCTGGCCCAGGCGCGTGCCAATGCGCCGCGGCTCAGCTACGCGCCGGTGCAGCCCAGTTTTCTGGGAGCACGGCCGGTAACTTTCAACTTGAAAGCTCTGGTGCCTTTCATCGACTGGACACCCTTTTTTATCGGCTGGGAGCTGGCCGGGAGGTTTCCGCAGATTCTGGAGGATGCGGTGGTGGGTGAACAGGCCCGCAGCCTCTATGCTGACGCCCAGCAGACCCTGAAAGACCTGATTGAAGGCGGGCAGCTGGAAGCCCGGGGCACTGTGGGCTTCTGGCCGGCCGAGCGGCAGGGCGACGACTTGCAACTGTTCAGTGACGAGGAGCGCCAACACCAGACCGCCACCCTGCACACCCTGCGGCAACAGACCCAGCAGCGCGAGAACCGTCCCAACCGCGCTCTGGCCGATTTCGTGGCGCCGGAGGGTGATTTTGTGGGCGGCTTTGCGGTGGGCATTCACGGCGCCGAGGAAGTGATTGCAGCCCACAAGGCCCGCCAGGACGACTACGCCGCCATCATGACCGGCCTGCTGGCCGACCGGCTGGCCGAAGCCTTCGCCGAGGCCCTGCACCAGCAGGTGCGCCGCGAG
This window of the Deinococcus sp. Marseille-Q6407 genome carries:
- a CDS encoding homoserine O-acetyltransferase family protein codes for the protein MAQASAVRSQVSFAHVKLFREQPLLLDCGMAVHDIQVNYHTYGRPAEEAVLVLHALTGDSAVHAWWPDFLGVGRPLDPSREFIVCGNVLGGCNGSSGPEDLPEGATLTLRDIARAGRALMEHLGVQRVKVVGCSMGGMLAYAWLLENPDMVDRAVIVAAPAQHSPWAVGLNTAARSAIALGPGGEGLKVARQIAMLSYRTPESLAQRQPHRANGEQPVVAYLQHHGEKLAARFSEASYLAITRAMDAFQPTARELRAIKVPVLAVGISSDLLYTAREVRDSVTALPQGEYWELHSPHGHDAFLIDPGHLPEIVREFLNQPA
- the metH gene encoding methionine synthase, coding for MTHTFSAVQPPLAPQASLAQHPIYRALQQRILVLDGAMGTMIQRHHLSEAEFRGERLKNHPRPLQGANDLLTLTQPQIIEDIHAAYYEAGADIAETNTFSSSRLGLAEYGVDDLIYELNVQGAQLARRAADRYSTPEKPRWVAGAIGPTNRTASMSPDVNRPGFRAVTFDELVGSYSEQIRGLLDGGVDTLLIETVFDTLNAKAALFAAEQVFAAVGRQVPLMVSGTITDASGRTLSGQTLGAFLASISHLPLLSVGLNCALGPAELRRHVQELAHSTPFFTSAYPNAGLPNALGGYDETPGTMLDVMREWLAQGWVNIVGGCCGTTPDHIHAFAEAAQEYSPRVPPAPAALPTYAGLELLTLRPDSNFLNVGERTNVTGSRRFLRLIRNRCFDEALDVAREQVEGGAQIIDINMDEAMLDSEEAMVEFLNLIAAEPDIARVPVMLDSSRFSVIEAGLKRVQGKAVVNSISLKGGEEEFLRQAAVLRRYGAAAVVMAFDEQGQADTLERRTAICQRAYDLLTAHSFPPQDIIFDPNIFPVGTGIPEHDRYALDFFEATRWIKANLPGALVSGGVSNVSFSFRGNSAVREAMNAAFLYHARQAGMDMGIVNPSTLEVYSEIEPALLERVEDVLLARRPDATERLLEYSETVSGSAAKKERDLAWREQPVSQRLEHALVRGITEFIVEDAEAARTELGDPLKVIEGPLMDGMNVVGDLFGSGKMFLPQVVKSARVMKQAVAYLEPYLQEGQGQRQSAGRVVLATVKGDVHDIGKNIVGVVLACNGFEVHDLGVMVPAERILDEAERLNADIIGLSGLITPSLDEMVGVAEEMQRRGLGARSGGLPLLIGGATTSRVHTAVKIAPQYQGLTVHVLDASRSVGVTARAISAKERPALAEEVAEQYARAREQFAQRGERRQLLPLAQARANAPRLSYAPVQPSFLGARPVTFNLKALVPFIDWTPFFIGWELAGRFPQILEDAVVGEQARSLYADAQQTLKDLIEGGQLEARGTVGFWPAERQGDDLQLFSDEERQHQTATLHTLRQQTQQRENRPNRALADFVAPEGDFVGGFAVGIHGAEEVIAAHKARQDDYAAIMTGLLADRLAEAFAEALHQQVRRELWGYAPQEQLSSDDLIRERYQGIRPAPGYPACPDHTEKGTLFQLLNARELAGLELTESYAMMPPSAVSGLYFAHPESGYFGVGKIGADQLEDYAARKGWSPEEARRWLRPNLAE
- a CDS encoding DUF937 domain-containing protein translates to MNLQDQFSQFFSNRVLELLSSAVGLTPAQTQSALRAILPRQLDQLAELAGSPQTSANLGDLWAGNDLPQDPEQALATPEGISRLETLGQTLSTRLFSGNASWMNDAAQLAGGNQSAASRLSQLALPLLLAFLGRSGVTAQNAASQLSGMRGALSGMLPAGLGAAASAVTATPGSGTGEIVDSVTAQPGAQVKEGSAVKAATPTPAPQPEPERHLTAAPAPQDRSGCNPLWLLPLLLLAGLAWYLYQNNQKTTDTPSQTTVSESTTSTTTTSAATASNSNEGIVVGSVKDGAELPLEPFVLNGTAPADEVLTITNQNGEILATETADGDGKWEVDMPAPMAGENVYTVTGTPSNAASTFKVQGVGTASGATTSTTSTTSETATAAAPATSSASGTASGGTATEAAVPVTITEPASGANVPAESFTIAGKGQPNASYRLFEDGVNVGTFFADENGAWSADVTAPEPGNRKYVVVNEDGNQAATLPVVVSQPVASKDCSANDVLSLSLDNGDTVSAPFRFGGTGSAKNYTVRVLRGKEGIGKTNVKNGTNCSWSYLSEPGGPEDEVGEITYEVTPEGATAPESTITLNVVQSGVNFKNGEYVGPTARPSGTTAQ
- a CDS encoding methylenetetrahydrofolate reductase — its product is MTRNNFSPRISVELVPRTRESITAELSELRQLWPAITAVNLPDLDHLELGSCESCELPQAQGFSRIPHLRASRTPLDSVPQLLDRLNRLAVSEVLVVQGDPPQDDRPVFPTTSLDLIRALKAAQPDLTVHAALDPYRQSLQDEQTYALRKIEAGASSLFTQPLFDTRLMEVFGEMLPGVPIYWGITNVSSERSKNYWIRRNRAVFPRSFEPTLDWCTAFAREAVQHAQSTSSHLYFMPIRTSLRDFLGAVFPPASGSGPDLSGAGNSSSTPLPGGSSNHSQSAACP
- a CDS encoding N-acetylmuramoyl-L-alanine amidase; translation: MKQHFLHIRRLWNAVFRRGHRRPAALLGLGLIALAAAMPAAAQSLPPAREIQTLDHPRAPIFVAYPDNGHRVSADHVLLEGSVLPGATLQLNGQPITLGPDGLFIEWVPLQPGTNLLRLTSHRGGQTWTGTLQVIRQMPAARPELPYHPLPSPRQAEVQASEAGVGLNTVQAAWENDAGQAALYGRSGQRVAVVGTRGDLSRVQLADGQLLWASSNTLRLLPPGTLPQTAVVGAPHWTAAGPGEWQEVSWLVSARTPFQLSETADGGLRLSLIGAQRVGEWPAGQQPSLQAAQQGAALTLDLALPRPLHGYQAFYRSAAGQPGGDFLVLRYRLAPLPGPLTGRRIVLDAGHGGSELGGAGALRVPEKDLTLPITLRAAELLRQRGATVVLTRGDDRTVPLYQRPLLAEQQNADVLVSIHANAIPDGRDPRSVRGIGSYFSHPQARPLAAALQAALVSALPEAGDDGLHPGADLALTRPTSQPSVLLELGYLTDPQNLQLLMSSAGQEAYAQAVAAGLTGYFAHLP
- a CDS encoding O-acetylhomoserine aminocarboxypropyltransferase/cysteine synthase family protein codes for the protein MTHFETLQVHAGQQPDSATGAQAVPVYATNSYVFGSAEQAADLFGLRAFGNIYSRLTNPTNAVLEDRVAALEGGTGAVAVSSGHAAQFTALTLLAQAGDNIVSSPNLYGGTSNQFRVTLRRLGIEVRFTSAEDRPEEFEALIDDRTRALYVETLSNPSLNVPDFEGLAAVARRHGVALVVDNTFGAGGYYCQPLLHGANVLVESLSKWIGGHGNGIGGIIVDGGNFDWGNGRYPLFSEGSPSYHDLNFWETFGEGNPLGLPNVAFAIRARTEGLRDLGATLAPQQAWQFIQGVQTLSLRAERQAQNAQALAEWLLEQAGVARVTYPGLTDHPSHERAQRYLPRGFGGVLTFELTGGLEAGRALIEGLQLAEHVANVGDNRTLAIHPASTTHSQLSEEQLQAGGITPGLVRVSLGIEHIADIQADFAQALQALR